In a single window of the Nitrospira sp. MA-1 genome:
- a CDS encoding SUMF1/EgtB/PvdO family nonheme iron enzyme, with amino-acid sequence MENQRVLIGSILFVFGSFIMMIVMLIYMTYKGKADLAELSAGQPANVRVLQPMPTQDFSMYKTFVGDDGREMVEIPEGPFTMGIEDGDPDEGPSHPVYLQTFYIDLKEVTQADYDRYIKMTKRDKPKVPVFEDDVSKLVGLDYPVVAVTWNDAFGYCQWAGKRLPTEAEWEKAARGEGKRRYPWGEKFEYQFANVDGKEDGFQYLAPVGSFEVGRSPFGLYDATGNVAEWVMDSYAADYYQQAPYRDPPGPKVEDENKVIRGGSWRESRIGARVTKRFAAKMWRNDASVGFRCAKDPPATETPQSS; translated from the coding sequence ATGGAAAATCAGCGGGTACTCATCGGCTCAATTTTATTTGTATTCGGCTCATTTATCATGATGATCGTGATGTTGATTTATATGACTTATAAAGGGAAGGCTGATTTGGCGGAATTGTCGGCCGGCCAACCGGCCAACGTCAGGGTCTTGCAGCCAATGCCCACACAAGATTTTTCCATGTATAAAACGTTTGTCGGGGATGATGGCCGGGAAATGGTCGAAATTCCTGAAGGGCCGTTTACCATGGGCATTGAGGATGGGGATCCCGATGAAGGGCCATCGCATCCGGTGTATCTCCAAACGTTTTATATCGACCTTAAAGAAGTCACACAAGCAGATTATGATCGGTATATCAAGATGACGAAACGGGACAAACCTAAGGTGCCGGTCTTTGAAGATGATGTCTCCAAGCTGGTCGGTCTCGATTATCCGGTGGTGGCTGTGACCTGGAACGATGCCTTTGGGTATTGTCAGTGGGCTGGGAAGCGGTTGCCGACCGAAGCGGAGTGGGAAAAGGCGGCCAGGGGAGAAGGGAAGCGGCGTTATCCTTGGGGGGAAAAATTCGAATATCAGTTTGCCAATGTTGATGGGAAGGAAGATGGCTTTCAGTATTTAGCTCCTGTGGGATCCTTTGAGGTAGGGAGAAGCCCTTTCGGACTCTATGATGCCACCGGCAATGTAGCCGAGTGGGTCATGGATAGTTATGCTGCTGACTATTATCAACAGGCCCCATATCGGGATCCCCCAGGACCAAAAGTCGAAGATGAGAATAAAGTCATTCGTGGGGGCTCTTGGCGAGAATCTCGTATCGGCGCCAGGGTTACCAAGCGTTTTGCAGCTAAAATGTGGAGGAACGATGCCAGTGTTGGATTTCGGTGCGCAAAAGATCCTCCGGCCACTGAGACTCCTCAATCCTCCTAA
- a CDS encoding formylglycine-generating enzyme family protein — protein sequence MDGRFKLIFLIAVLFMTGLPLLGILKGTDTPPSLQDPTPQSMPSSALEPSTESMVPDPDIGNEMVEIPAGEFILGSNEGGFNEKPAHVANLGTYWIDRYEVTYKRYMEFVEATGHRQPGPPSRYAAKLGLLRGPYQPITYVSWSDANDYCQWKGKRLPTEQEWEKAMRGTDGRTWPWGDGLTGHPANFAGEGDGFEVSAPVGSFPLDQSVFGVFDGAGNVMEWTDNWYVEDLYLQKDSVSQENNRPTSTYKTMRGSGYTSRGVDLRITNRSFMVPDFRDETIGFRCARSN from the coding sequence ATGGACGGTCGATTTAAATTAATTTTTCTGATTGCGGTCCTGTTTATGACTGGCCTGCCATTATTAGGGATTTTGAAAGGGACCGACACTCCCCCAAGTCTCCAGGACCCAACTCCCCAATCAATGCCTTCTTCAGCATTGGAGCCGTCCACAGAATCGATGGTTCCTGATCCTGACATAGGGAATGAGATGGTTGAGATACCTGCAGGGGAATTCATTCTTGGCAGTAATGAAGGCGGATTTAATGAAAAGCCTGCCCACGTCGCTAATTTAGGGACGTACTGGATTGATCGATATGAAGTCACCTATAAACGGTATATGGAATTTGTGGAAGCTACAGGCCATCGGCAACCTGGCCCGCCATCTCGTTATGCCGCAAAGCTCGGACTGTTAAGAGGGCCTTATCAGCCGATTACCTATGTGTCATGGAGCGATGCGAATGACTATTGTCAGTGGAAAGGCAAGCGTCTCCCTACCGAACAGGAATGGGAAAAAGCTATGCGAGGGACAGATGGACGCACCTGGCCGTGGGGTGATGGGTTGACCGGACATCCTGCCAATTTTGCAGGGGAGGGCGATGGGTTTGAAGTATCGGCTCCAGTAGGTTCGTTTCCCCTTGATCAAAGTGTATTCGGGGTCTTTGACGGGGCAGGAAATGTTATGGAATGGACGGATAATTGGTACGTGGAGGATCTATATCTACAGAAAGATTCAGTTTCGCAAGAAAATAATCGGCCAACCTCGACTTACAAGACAATGAGAGGAAGTGGGTATACGAGCCGAGGCGTAGATCTCCGAATCACCAATAGGAGTTTTATGGTTCCTGATTTTCGAGATGAGACAATTGGTTTCAGATGTGCACGTTCAAATTAA
- a CDS encoding DUF3047 domain-containing protein, which translates to MKVYHGQYNNLGNVKRVRARSSFLACLIVSILVYGSGAAWAQEVSNTGSSSSSMVLEDFQHPDAKGFPVGWEAQRSTVTAHETYTIQEEDGTFFLSAKDANQRVYTKHMTWDPKQHPILTWRWRIQTVPDNADFLAAIYPSLDVDLMFIPVNTKYVWSATLPVGSVKEGGMFSSTEIVIRSGTESLGTWVEERVNVYEDFLRIHDHEPAPHAWGISLLGGPGVEVDFGSIQVQAESSKGELVRE; encoded by the coding sequence ATGAAAGTTTATCATGGGCAATACAATAATTTAGGAAATGTGAAGCGAGTCCGTGCAAGGTCTTCTTTTTTGGCCTGTTTAATCGTGAGTATTTTAGTATATGGAAGTGGTGCCGCATGGGCCCAAGAGGTTTCGAACACAGGGTCTTCCAGTAGTTCGATGGTGTTGGAGGATTTTCAGCATCCTGATGCTAAAGGATTTCCCGTGGGATGGGAAGCGCAGCGGAGTACGGTCACTGCCCATGAAACCTATACGATTCAGGAAGAGGATGGGACTTTTTTCCTTTCGGCAAAAGACGCCAATCAACGAGTTTATACCAAGCACATGACGTGGGACCCGAAGCAGCACCCTATTCTGACCTGGCGTTGGCGGATTCAGACGGTTCCCGATAACGCCGATTTCCTGGCCGCAATCTACCCGTCATTGGATGTTGACTTGATGTTTATTCCCGTGAATACGAAATATGTGTGGAGTGCAACGCTTCCGGTAGGGTCAGTCAAAGAGGGTGGCATGTTTAGCTCCACGGAAATTGTCATTCGTAGTGGGACTGAATCCCTTGGGACGTGGGTTGAGGAGCGGGTTAATGTATATGAAGATTTTCTGAGGATTCATGATCATGAGCCGGCTCCACATGCCTGGGGTATTTCTTTGTTAGGAGGGCCGGGAGTGGAAGTGGACTTTGGGTCCATTCAGGTTCAGGCTGAATCATCCAAAGGTGAGCTTGTGCGTGAATGA